One Microcoleus sp. AS-A8 DNA window includes the following coding sequences:
- a CDS encoding aldo/keto reductase, with protein MSESTSNSEMLYRTLGSTGERVSVIGLGGWHLSLKHVDEQLANRIVRTAIERGITFMDNCWDYNGGVSEIRMGKALRDGYRDKVFLMTKIDGRSKKEATRQLDESLQRLQVDCIDLVQHHEILRYEDPHRVFDPEGANAALIEAREAGKLRYIGFTGHKDPQIHLHMLEVAAQQGFKFDAVQMPLSVMDAHYRSFGKLVVPELVKQNIGILGMKSMANGILLQSNTVTPIECLHYALNLPTSVVITGIDSMEILDQAFEAVRTFQPMNDEQVRSLLAKTAEAASRGEFEPFKTSSIYDGTAQNPDWLGEEPERIQRLMSA; from the coding sequence ATGTCAGAAAGTACGTCAAACTCAGAAATGTTATACCGAACTCTCGGCAGCACAGGAGAGAGAGTTTCTGTAATCGGATTGGGGGGTTGGCACCTCAGCTTAAAGCATGTTGATGAGCAACTGGCTAACCGGATTGTTCGCACTGCGATCGAGCGCGGCATCACCTTTATGGATAACTGTTGGGATTATAACGGTGGAGTCAGCGAAATTCGCATGGGGAAAGCGTTGCGTGATGGCTACCGAGACAAAGTATTCCTGATGACGAAAATTGACGGTCGCTCCAAGAAAGAAGCCACAAGACAGCTAGACGAATCATTGCAACGCTTGCAAGTTGATTGCATCGATCTCGTCCAGCACCACGAAATCCTCCGCTACGAAGACCCGCATCGGGTGTTCGACCCAGAAGGGGCGAATGCTGCTTTGATTGAGGCGCGTGAAGCTGGCAAGCTCCGATACATTGGCTTCACCGGGCATAAAGACCCCCAGATTCATCTGCATATGCTGGAAGTTGCAGCCCAGCAGGGGTTTAAGTTTGATGCCGTTCAGATGCCGCTGAGTGTGATGGATGCACACTACCGGAGCTTTGGGAAACTGGTTGTGCCAGAACTGGTCAAACAAAACATCGGCATTCTGGGCATGAAAAGCATGGCAAACGGTATTCTTTTACAGTCAAATACGGTAACGCCAATTGAGTGTTTGCACTATGCCCTGAATCTACCCACATCGGTTGTGATTACGGGAATTGACAGCATGGAGATTCTCGATCAAGCGTTTGAAGCGGTGCGGACATTTCAGCCAATGAATGACGAGCAAGTGCGATCGCTCTTAGCAAAAACAGCCGAAGCCGCATCACGAGGCGAGTTTGAGCCATTCAAAACCTCATCAATTTACGACGGCACTGCCCAGAATCCCGATTGGTTGGGAGAGGAGCCAGAGCGCATCCAGCGATTAATGTCAGCGTGA
- a CDS encoding nuclear transport factor 2 family protein, whose amino-acid sequence MSQEAIESVVSAYFAQMGTMNPEGWVDYFAEDAISYDPVGHPPTKIHEGFREFFGQLQGVFEQLQPTTEYICVAENEAAVKWTIQGKSKSGKSITFEGITIFEFNEAGKIQTTRAYWNPALMIAQLRS is encoded by the coding sequence ATGTCACAAGAAGCCATTGAATCCGTTGTTTCTGCTTACTTTGCCCAAATGGGAACCATGAATCCAGAAGGCTGGGTTGATTACTTTGCAGAGGATGCCATCAGTTACGACCCCGTGGGACACCCACCCACCAAAATCCATGAAGGGTTTCGGGAATTTTTTGGGCAATTACAAGGCGTTTTTGAGCAACTACAACCGACGACCGAGTATATTTGTGTGGCGGAGAATGAGGCAGCGGTAAAGTGGACAATTCAGGGAAAGAGCAAGAGTGGAAAATCCATCACTTTTGAGGGAATTACCATCTTCGAGTTCAATGAAGCAGGCAAGATTCAAACGACTCGTGCTTACTGGAATCCAGCCTTAATGATTGCTCAACTGAGAAGTTAG
- a CDS encoding Rieske 2Fe-2S domain-containing protein: MTVEIKTPQAAQPTSTLPLAEQEQEFNWRQCWYPVTFVQDLPENRPYSFSLYDEPFVLFKNQDKKLICLTDRCPHRAAKLSDGQIIDGKIECLYHGWQFGSEGQCLHIPQLPTDAKIPIKACVQSFKVIERQGMIWMWAGNAEAADEERIPTIPKLGKPGFVYSDKITELSCDISYVIEHMLDPAHIHIAHHGNQGNREKAQPLEMEIIESSVEGFRGRFRETRLPDETWRNLDFIVPSLAHLHFPIPEKGWFFGQAFYFFPLGKGRCRILTRSYRNFVTLPVKWMPRWWIHLKQNKILEEDLAQLLGQQEEVERLGQSIKQVYAPIETCDTFAIAYRQWLDQYGASLPFYRGYTTAKVSQNTKDFQPHPLPIDRSLRHTELCSSCHRTYQLSKSLKKIFVGVAIFLAALAIINDGSGSQLIAVLASLSAVALAALAENFQTKFERF, encoded by the coding sequence ATGACAGTTGAGATCAAAACACCACAGGCAGCACAACCCACATCCACGCTACCGCTAGCTGAACAGGAGCAAGAATTTAACTGGAGGCAATGTTGGTATCCTGTTACCTTTGTGCAAGACTTGCCAGAAAATCGTCCTTATAGTTTTTCTCTCTACGATGAACCCTTTGTCTTATTTAAAAATCAGGATAAAAAATTAATCTGTTTAACAGATCGTTGCCCTCACCGTGCGGCTAAACTCTCCGATGGGCAAATTATCGACGGCAAAATTGAATGCTTGTACCACGGATGGCAATTTGGAAGTGAGGGTCAATGTTTGCATATTCCCCAGTTACCAACAGATGCAAAAATTCCAATTAAGGCTTGTGTACAATCCTTTAAAGTGATCGAACGTCAAGGCATGATTTGGATGTGGGCGGGAAACGCTGAAGCCGCTGATGAAGAAAGGATTCCCACTATTCCTAAATTAGGCAAACCGGGCTTTGTTTATTCCGATAAAATCACGGAACTATCGTGCGACATTAGCTATGTTATCGAACATATGCTAGACCCAGCTCATATTCACATCGCCCATCATGGCAACCAAGGGAATCGGGAAAAAGCCCAACCGTTAGAAATGGAAATCATTGAAAGTTCGGTTGAGGGATTTCGTGGCAGGTTTCGTGAAACCCGATTACCCGATGAAACCTGGAGAAACCTTGATTTCATTGTGCCGTCACTCGCGCATTTACACTTTCCCATTCCAGAGAAAGGATGGTTTTTTGGACAGGCATTTTATTTCTTCCCTCTGGGTAAGGGGAGATGCCGAATTCTGACGCGAAGCTATCGCAACTTTGTCACGTTGCCAGTTAAATGGATGCCCCGATGGTGGATTCATTTAAAACAGAACAAAATCTTAGAAGAAGACTTGGCACAACTGCTAGGACAACAAGAAGAAGTTGAGCGGTTGGGTCAAAGTATCAAGCAAGTGTATGCTCCAATTGAAACCTGCGATACCTTTGCGATCGCCTATCGTCAGTGGCTCGATCAATATGGAGCTTCTTTGCCCTTTTATCGCGGCTATACTACCGCGAAAGTCAGCCAAAATACTAAAGATTTCCAGCCCCATCCGCTACCCATAGATCGGTCTTTGCGACATACTGAGCTGTGTAGTTCTTGCCATCGAACCTATCAGCTCAGCAAGAGTTTGAAAAAAATTTTTGTGGGAGTGGCTATTTTTTTAGCGGCTTTGGCTATCATCAATGACGGTTCTGGAAGTCAACTCATTGCTGTTTTAGCTTCTCTGTCAGCCGTTGCTTTAGCGGCTTTAGCTGAGAATTTTCAAACCAAGTTCGAGCGCTTCTAG
- a CDS encoding SDR family NAD(P)-dependent oxidoreductase: MDNQNPLILVAVGVGALLVVLWVVGWWRERQYNLTGKTVLLTGGSRGLGLVMARQLIQQGARLAICARDAAELERARNELEQQGGQVLALPCDVTERSQVEQMVQQVGDRLGQIDILINNAGTDLIGPMDVLTMEDYDDLMKLHFWAPLYTTYAVFPEMRQRQAGRIVNISSIGGKVVSPHMLAYCASKFALTGLSEGMRAELAKEGIAVTTVCPGFIRTGVIDHAIFKGQHRKEYTWFSIADSLPLLSTSAENVARQTIAALRRGDAELIVPFWTQISAKLFALFPGLNSTLLGWANRLLPEAGGIGSERAERTLRERAFGKDSHSSLSPSLLTSLSDKAARENNEITTANADGAEADQPIETERQQRQVEAQRVVIGETDSFEITEGTPSPEPAIAEDD, encoded by the coding sequence ATGGATAATCAGAATCCTCTTATTCTTGTTGCAGTTGGCGTAGGCGCTTTGCTCGTCGTGCTTTGGGTGGTGGGATGGTGGCGCGAACGTCAATACAATCTCACAGGCAAGACGGTGCTGCTTACGGGCGGTTCTCGCGGACTGGGTCTAGTTATGGCACGCCAGTTGATACAGCAAGGAGCGCGTTTGGCAATTTGTGCCCGTGATGCGGCAGAGCTGGAAAGAGCGCGTAATGAATTAGAACAGCAGGGTGGACAAGTATTGGCTTTGCCTTGCGATGTCACCGAGCGCTCTCAAGTTGAGCAGATGGTGCAGCAGGTAGGCGATCGCCTCGGTCAGATCGACATCCTCATCAACAACGCAGGCACCGACCTTATCGGTCCAATGGATGTGTTGACGATGGAGGACTACGACGACTTGATGAAGCTGCATTTCTGGGCACCGCTATACACCACCTATGCAGTTTTCCCAGAGATGCGTCAACGACAGGCTGGACGCATCGTCAATATCTCTTCCATCGGTGGCAAGGTGGTTTCCCCGCACATGTTGGCGTATTGTGCTAGCAAATTTGCCTTAACGGGGTTGTCTGAAGGGATGCGGGCAGAACTGGCAAAAGAGGGGATTGCTGTCACAACAGTATGTCCCGGTTTCATCCGCACAGGTGTAATCGACCATGCCATCTTCAAAGGTCAGCACCGCAAGGAGTATACCTGGTTCAGCATTGCTGATTCGTTACCCTTGCTCTCTACAAGTGCCGAAAATGTTGCTCGTCAGACTATTGCTGCCTTGCGACGGGGTGATGCAGAGCTGATTGTGCCATTTTGGACTCAAATCAGTGCCAAATTGTTTGCACTGTTTCCAGGACTCAATTCCACTCTGCTGGGTTGGGCGAATCGATTGCTACCTGAAGCAGGTGGCATTGGTAGCGAACGCGCAGAGCGCACGCTTCGCGAACGCGCTTTCGGAAAAGACAGCCACTCATCCTTGTCGCCTTCCTTGTTAACCTCCTTAAGTGACAAAGCTGCACGGGAAAATAACGAGATTACAACTGCGAATGCAGATGGCGCTGAAGCAGATCAGCCGATTGAAACTGAGCGACAACAGCGACAGGTAGAAGCACAGCGAGTCGTGATAGGAGAGACTGACTCCTTTGAAATCACTGAGGGAACGCCATCGCCTGAACCAGCGATCGCAGAAGACGACTAA
- a CDS encoding response regulator transcription factor: MRILLVDDEIELTEPLSRVLNREGYAVDVAYDGATGSELASGSDYDLLILDWMLPKLSGLELCQQLRSQGRTTPVLFLTAKDTLNDRVEGLDAGADDYLVKPFELRELLARVRALLRRSATTDSSAPQRLRVANLELDLENQLAYRHGRLIELSEKESQLLEFFMRHTGQLLTHGQIYQHLWAEDEQPSSNVVAALIRLLRRKIEGKGETPLIHTVYGKGYRFGDSS, encoded by the coding sequence ATGCGAATCCTTTTAGTTGATGATGAAATTGAGCTAACTGAACCACTGAGTCGAGTGTTAAACCGTGAGGGTTACGCGGTTGATGTGGCTTATGATGGGGCGACGGGAAGTGAGTTAGCGTCCGGCAGCGATTATGACTTGCTGATTTTAGATTGGATGCTGCCAAAACTGTCGGGATTGGAACTTTGCCAGCAGTTGCGATCGCAAGGGCGAACGACACCCGTGCTTTTCCTCACCGCGAAAGATACCTTGAATGATCGAGTCGAAGGATTAGACGCCGGTGCTGACGATTATCTGGTTAAACCCTTTGAACTGCGAGAGTTACTCGCCAGAGTTCGCGCTTTGTTGCGACGTTCTGCGACAACTGATAGCAGTGCGCCCCAACGTCTGCGGGTTGCGAACCTAGAACTGGATTTGGAAAATCAGCTAGCTTATCGCCATGGACGTTTAATTGAACTCTCGGAAAAAGAAAGTCAGTTACTAGAATTCTTTATGCGCCACACGGGTCAATTGTTGACCCATGGGCAAATTTATCAGCATCTATGGGCAGAAGATGAACAACCCAGTAGTAATGTGGTCGCCGCATTGATTCGCTTATTGCGGCGCAAAATTGAGGGCAAAGGTGAAACTCCTCTGATTCACACTGTCTATGGAAAAGGCTATCGTTTTGGAGATAGCAGCTAA
- a CDS encoding acyl-CoA thioesterase/BAAT N-terminal domain-containing protein: MVWKGDRPEDEQAAQRAGVRFQWAWDWTCATSRSDRPLAVLLLCEQIYDSDGTRNACVKAVQFSATIETTPQTALIDESVSIRLLGFQPNKSVTLRATMPDDLGRVWSAYATFKPDDEGNVDLSSMPPDSGSYSGIDSMGLFWSMTLEDTAGALPMFIKTGVAPTTVSLIAEVDGNTVATASLERLFVAADVSDTSVRQEGLVGELFAPPGDNLPAVLVVTGSDGGFGWAGTVAPLLASHGYAALALAYFDYQGMEGLPTSLMEIPLEYFERAIAWMGKQPQVNREQLAVVGISRGGELALLLGSTFPEIKSVVAYVPSGVVWQSFTIGASDAPRSSWTYQGKPVPFVPFPEGASFTMDGKTQPRQIREVALKNQSAVAAAMIPVEKINGSVMLISGTADFIWPSDVLSEMVVNRLMEHQHLYPVKHLCYQDVGHGFSVPYLPMALIGGGNPQENAIAGAEAWSEMLDFLAQPQRIGTTPR, from the coding sequence ATGGTTTGGAAAGGCGATCGCCCCGAAGATGAACAAGCTGCCCAACGAGCGGGTGTACGCTTTCAATGGGCATGGGATTGGACCTGTGCAACATCAAGAAGTGATCGTCCCTTAGCTGTCTTATTGCTATGTGAACAAATCTATGATTCAGATGGAACTCGTAACGCTTGTGTAAAAGCCGTGCAATTCTCTGCAACTATTGAAACCACCCCTCAGACAGCGTTAATTGATGAATCCGTAAGCATCCGCTTGCTGGGTTTTCAACCCAACAAATCTGTGACACTACGAGCAACAATGCCAGATGACTTGGGGCGGGTGTGGAGCGCTTATGCTACGTTCAAACCGGATGACGAGGGCAACGTTGATTTGAGTTCAATGCCTCCAGATTCCGGAAGCTATAGTGGCATTGACTCGATGGGTTTATTTTGGTCAATGACTCTGGAAGATACCGCTGGTGCATTGCCAATGTTTATCAAAACAGGGGTTGCGCCGACTACGGTATCTCTAATTGCTGAAGTAGATGGCAATACGGTTGCTACTGCTAGTCTAGAGCGATTATTTGTGGCAGCAGATGTTTCCGATACGTCAGTGCGGCAAGAGGGATTGGTAGGAGAGTTGTTCGCACCTCCAGGGGATAACCTTCCTGCTGTACTTGTTGTGACTGGCTCAGATGGGGGATTCGGATGGGCAGGAACCGTCGCACCGCTACTAGCTTCTCACGGCTATGCAGCGCTGGCTTTAGCCTATTTCGACTATCAGGGAATGGAAGGGCTGCCGACGAGTTTAATGGAAATTCCCCTAGAGTATTTTGAGCGTGCGATCGCCTGGATGGGCAAGCAGCCGCAAGTGAATAGGGAGCAACTCGCCGTTGTTGGCATCTCCAGGGGCGGTGAATTAGCACTGTTGTTGGGGTCAACTTTCCCTGAGATCAAGTCCGTTGTTGCTTATGTTCCTAGTGGAGTTGTGTGGCAGAGTTTCACAATTGGCGCATCGGATGCGCCACGCTCCTCATGGACTTATCAAGGCAAGCCTGTGCCGTTTGTTCCTTTCCCAGAAGGGGCTAGCTTCACGATGGATGGAAAGACTCAACCACGGCAGATTCGCGAGGTAGCGCTAAAGAATCAATCCGCCGTAGCAGCAGCAATGATTCCAGTGGAGAAGATTAATGGATCAGTAATGTTGATTTCTGGTACAGCCGATTTTATCTGGCCTTCGGATGTCTTATCTGAGATGGTGGTGAATCGTCTAATGGAACACCAGCATCTTTATCCTGTAAAGCATCTGTGTTATCAGGATGTTGGTCATGGGTTTAGTGTACCTTACCTACCAATGGCACTAATCGGGGGTGGCAATCCTCAAGAGAACGCAATAGCTGGGGCGGAGGCTTGGTCAGAGATGTTGGATTTTCTGGCACAGCCGCAGAGAATAGGGACAACCCCACGCTAA
- the hisG gene encoding ATP phosphoribosyltransferase, protein MLTVALPKGALLIDSIKLLQAVGLDFSAFLDSGSRLLQIQDPSGTAKALLVRAQDVPVYVEYGQAQLGIVGYDVLREKTSQVAHLADLRFGKCRMSVAVRDSSPYRSSLELPPHGRVASKFVHCAREHFNNLDLPVEIIPLYGSVELGPITGMSEAIVDLVSTGRTLKENGLIEIDILFESTARLIAHPLSYRLNTYELRHWVEQLQALTLSTI, encoded by the coding sequence ATGCTGACTGTTGCATTACCCAAAGGCGCACTTCTGATCGATAGCATCAAGCTGCTACAAGCCGTCGGCTTAGATTTTAGTGCTTTTCTTGACTCCGGTAGCCGCCTACTCCAGATTCAAGACCCTAGCGGCACCGCCAAAGCCCTGCTGGTGCGAGCACAGGATGTCCCAGTTTATGTGGAATATGGTCAAGCGCAGTTAGGGATTGTCGGTTACGATGTTCTACGGGAAAAGACCTCTCAAGTCGCTCACCTCGCTGATTTACGCTTTGGCAAGTGCCGCATGTCGGTGGCGGTACGCGATTCCAGCCCCTACCGCAGTTCTTTAGAATTGCCACCTCACGGTCGTGTCGCGTCGAAATTTGTACACTGTGCCCGCGAACACTTCAATAATCTGGATTTGCCAGTAGAAATTATTCCCCTCTACGGTTCTGTGGAACTCGGCCCCATTACCGGGATGTCAGAAGCCATTGTCGATTTAGTCTCCACCGGTCGGACTTTAAAAGAAAACGGTTTAATTGAAATTGACATTTTGTTTGAGAGTACGGCGCGGCTGATTGCTCACCCCCTAAGTTATCGCCTCAATACGTATGAACTCCGCCATTGGGTAGAGCAGTTGCAAGCCTTAACCTTGAGTACAATCTAA
- the ptsP gene encoding phosphoenolpyruvate--protein phosphotransferase: MVGIVIVSHSKKLADGVQELAQQMVQGAIRSAVAAGIDDPENPFGTDAMQIYQAIQSVYTDEGVIVLMDLGSAILSAEMALEFLPDNQRDMVRLCEAPLVEGTLAAAVQAANGANIEQVLAEARGALTAKITQLLGVSPQKSQELNVESRNLSSQVQPSTPTGQATQEIHLTVQNQMGLHARPAAKFVGIACRFQSQITLQNVTVGSQFVNGKSINQVITLGVHQGDEIAIAATGTDATAALAALQQLVLSNFGETTSGALTATPVPETFTAANGQLWGIPASPGIAIGPIVLYQPAVAEVTEYLGDNPHESWQQLQDAIATACQELQTLRQQVAEQVGEEEAAIFDAHLLCLSDPAIVEAARQRIFDYTLDAVSAWKVVVARTVRSYEALKDPYLKARAADVRDVGQRVLRLLTGVASTPLDFTQPAILVATDLTPSETAHLNPHKVLGICTIAGGATSHSGILARSLGIPAVVGVDVELLSLEDGTLIALDGETGQVWVQPEDAELRDLQTKRDRQRYVQQEQRTAAQQPAVTQDGRPIQIVANIGGIADARVALENGAEGVGLLRSEFLYFDRESSPTEDEQVEQYQAIASILSPRPLIIRTLDIGGDKPLSYLNLASEPNPFLGWRGIRVLLDCPDVLKTQLRAILRATHKYPIKVMFPMIACLREIRAAKEILATAQAELYRAGIPFNESMEVGMMVEVPAAVVMAEKLATEVDFFSIGTNDLSQYVMASDRTNPKVATLADAFEPAVLRMIQQTIQAARQAGIGVGVCGELASLPLATPILVGLGVDELSMNPPSIGAVKAAVGRLSIKEAQAIARDVLQLDSSEAVREYVAQKAGRLIIE, translated from the coding sequence ATGGTGGGAATTGTTATCGTATCTCACAGCAAAAAGCTGGCAGATGGAGTTCAGGAACTCGCGCAGCAAATGGTTCAAGGTGCAATCAGAAGCGCCGTTGCCGCCGGAATCGATGACCCAGAAAATCCCTTCGGTACCGATGCAATGCAGATTTATCAAGCGATTCAGTCGGTTTACACGGATGAAGGCGTTATCGTTTTGATGGATTTGGGCAGTGCGATTCTGAGTGCGGAAATGGCTTTAGAGTTTCTGCCAGACAACCAACGGGATATGGTAAGACTATGCGAAGCGCCTTTAGTGGAAGGAACCCTCGCCGCCGCCGTTCAAGCCGCTAATGGCGCTAACATTGAGCAAGTCCTCGCTGAAGCACGAGGGGCACTAACTGCAAAAATCACTCAGTTGTTGGGGGTTAGCCCTCAAAAGTCACAAGAGTTGAACGTTGAAAGTCGTAACCTATCTTCCCAAGTTCAACCTTCAACCCCTACAGGGCAAGCGACACAGGAAATCCATCTTACCGTGCAAAATCAGATGGGGCTTCATGCTCGTCCTGCGGCTAAATTTGTTGGCATCGCGTGTCGATTTCAGTCTCAGATCACGCTACAAAACGTGACGGTAGGGAGCCAGTTCGTTAATGGTAAAAGTATTAATCAGGTGATCACGCTGGGTGTGCATCAAGGAGATGAAATCGCGATCGCCGCCACAGGTACCGATGCCACAGCAGCTTTAGCCGCTTTGCAGCAACTTGTCCTCTCCAACTTTGGCGAAACTACCTCTGGCGCGTTGACTGCAACCCCTGTCCCCGAAACATTCACGGCGGCAAACGGTCAACTCTGGGGTATCCCGGCGTCCCCCGGCATTGCCATTGGCCCTATAGTCTTGTATCAACCGGCTGTAGCAGAGGTGACGGAGTATCTGGGAGACAATCCTCATGAGTCATGGCAACAGTTGCAAGATGCGATCGCCACCGCTTGTCAAGAACTCCAGACTTTGCGCCAGCAAGTTGCAGAGCAAGTGGGGGAAGAAGAAGCCGCTATTTTCGATGCCCATCTGCTGTGCTTGTCCGATCCCGCGATCGTAGAAGCGGCACGTCAGCGGATTTTTGACTATACACTGGATGCCGTATCGGCGTGGAAGGTAGTCGTCGCTCGTACTGTGCGTTCCTACGAAGCGTTGAAAGATCCCTACTTAAAGGCACGCGCTGCTGATGTCAGGGATGTGGGACAGCGAGTGCTGCGCCTGCTAACGGGTGTGGCATCCACACCCCTAGATTTCACCCAGCCCGCGATTCTGGTTGCCACGGACTTAACGCCCTCGGAGACAGCACACCTAAACCCCCACAAAGTCTTAGGGATTTGTACGATCGCAGGCGGTGCGACTTCTCACAGTGGAATTTTAGCGCGATCGCTCGGTATTCCTGCCGTAGTGGGCGTCGATGTCGAATTGTTGAGTTTGGAAGATGGCACCCTAATCGCCCTGGATGGAGAAACCGGTCAGGTGTGGGTGCAACCGGAAGACGCCGAGTTGAGAGACTTACAGACTAAACGCGATCGGCAGCGATATGTACAACAGGAACAAAGAACAGCCGCACAGCAACCCGCCGTAACTCAAGATGGGCGTCCCATTCAAATTGTGGCAAACATTGGTGGAATAGCCGATGCACGAGTGGCTTTGGAAAATGGTGCGGAGGGTGTGGGATTACTCAGGAGTGAGTTTCTCTATTTCGATCGCGAGAGTTCACCCACAGAGGACGAACAGGTGGAACAATATCAAGCGATCGCCTCCATTTTATCCCCCCGTCCCCTGATTATCCGTACCTTAGATATCGGTGGAGACAAGCCACTTTCTTACCTAAATTTAGCCTCAGAACCCAATCCCTTCCTCGGATGGCGAGGAATTCGTGTTTTGTTGGATTGTCCAGATGTGCTGAAAACTCAACTCCGGGCAATTCTGCGAGCAACCCACAAGTACCCCATTAAGGTGATGTTTCCCATGATTGCCTGCCTCCGGGAGATTCGCGCTGCCAAGGAGATTCTCGCCACCGCACAGGCGGAACTATATCGAGCGGGTATTCCCTTCAATGAATCTATGGAGGTGGGAATGATGGTAGAAGTCCCCGCCGCTGTGGTGATGGCAGAGAAATTAGCAACAGAAGTGGATTTTTTCAGCATTGGCACGAATGATTTAAGCCAGTATGTGATGGCTAGCGATCGCACCAATCCCAAAGTCGCTACCCTGGCGGATGCCTTTGAACCAGCTGTACTGCGAATGATTCAGCAGACAATCCAAGCGGCGCGTCAGGCTGGAATTGGGGTGGGGGTGTGTGGTGAATTAGCGTCCTTGCCTCTGGCTACACCAATTTTGGTTGGCTTGGGAGTGGATGAGTTAAGTATGAATCCGCCATCCATTGGTGCTGTTAAGGCAGCGGTTGGGCGGTTAAGCATAAAGGAAGCACAAGCGATCGCTCGTGACGTGTTGCAGTTGGATTCATCGGAAGCCGTCCGAGAGTATGTCGCTCAGAAAGCTGGCAGGCTCATTATTGAGTAG
- a CDS encoding opioid growth factor receptor-related protein has translation MTKLPDHSLYNKPEQAIVAFYLNQRPDSKRRMIEDIWLWDYQKLEYTHDYIQWLFPLQKKSRFNPDAPLLNDQTIQAFRTNEQLRSRLRKSLEVMLSFYGLQATERGNEALEVTLSDEFPERKTVWLQPGNHNYLRITRILTSLKILGLEKDAQAFKKGLDQIYVEEGDRIGSKTYRFWEKAVVFDE, from the coding sequence ATGACGAAGTTACCTGATCATTCCTTATACAACAAACCCGAACAAGCCATTGTGGCATTCTATCTAAATCAGCGCCCCGATTCAAAAAGGCGAATGATCGAAGATATCTGGTTATGGGATTACCAGAAATTGGAGTACACCCATGACTATATTCAATGGCTCTTTCCGCTGCAAAAAAAGAGTCGCTTTAATCCGGATGCACCTCTCTTAAATGATCAGACCATTCAAGCCTTCAGGACAAATGAGCAATTGAGAAGCCGCTTGAGGAAGTCCCTCGAAGTCATGCTCAGTTTTTATGGACTGCAAGCCACTGAGCGAGGAAACGAAGCTCTTGAAGTCACTTTATCTGACGAATTTCCAGAACGGAAAACGGTCTGGCTTCAGCCAGGGAATCACAACTACCTTCGCATTACCAGAATTCTAACCAGTTTAAAAATTCTTGGTTTAGAGAAGGATGCCCAAGCTTTTAAAAAGGGGTTAGACCAAATTTACGTGGAAGAGGGCGATCGCATCGGAAGCAAAACTTATCGGTTCTGGGAAAAGGCTGTAGTTTTCGATGAATAA
- a CDS encoding halocarboxylic acid dehydrogenase DehI family protein: protein MGIPWIPASWRAYAMYPSVMQLFWERFKSAMQTESCLENAIAITERVYRDSNDWYLPNYQIDVNEAQRHQIQRVLNAFTFGNPQLLIQQIALSRTLAGEVVGQEGNADVRRGPNANQHSEIQLIGEQSVREMSAEMQQAYRDIKQTLGVPIVNSDYQALARWSAFFLPAWEDIKLWRERPEYQLLKQDIVRRAENAASRLCPVVAIGEREVRDRLDNPEDFERIQQTVQMFKDVLPELIVQDALFHMGLASLQSVTTR, encoded by the coding sequence TTGGGAATTCCCTGGATACCTGCTTCCTGGCGTGCTTATGCGATGTATCCATCAGTGATGCAGTTGTTTTGGGAGCGTTTCAAATCGGCGATGCAAACCGAATCTTGTTTGGAAAATGCGATCGCCATTACCGAGCGTGTTTATCGGGATAGTAACGACTGGTATCTACCAAACTATCAAATTGATGTGAATGAAGCACAGCGGCATCAGATCCAGAGAGTACTGAATGCGTTCACCTTTGGTAATCCCCAATTGCTGATTCAGCAAATTGCCTTGAGTCGAACCCTAGCAGGCGAAGTGGTTGGTCAGGAGGGCAATGCCGATGTTCGTCGTGGCCCCAATGCAAATCAGCACTCAGAAATCCAACTGATTGGTGAGCAGTCTGTTCGGGAGATGTCGGCAGAAATGCAACAGGCATATCGAGACATCAAACAAACTCTGGGTGTACCGATTGTGAACTCCGACTACCAGGCATTAGCGCGATGGTCTGCGTTTTTCCTGCCAGCATGGGAAGACATCAAACTTTGGCGGGAGCGACCGGAATATCAGCTTCTCAAGCAGGATATTGTCCGCAGAGCAGAGAACGCTGCCAGTCGTCTGTGTCCGGTTGTTGCGATCGGTGAACGGGAAGTGCGCGATCGCTTGGACAACCCCGAAGATTTTGAGCGGATTCAGCAGACAGTGCAAATGTTCAAGGATGTCTTGCCGGAATTGATTGTACAGGATGCCCTATTTCACATGGGTCTGGCAAGTCTTCAATCCGTCACTACACGTTGA